A portion of the Calliphora vicina chromosome 5, idCalVici1.1, whole genome shotgun sequence genome contains these proteins:
- the LOC135962209 gene encoding beta-1,4-galactosyltransferase galt-1: MLVQDPNRLQYIYFSLTAALASALLILTYISLTTEANEQLRDDIKTTQLSMELIKPVSTTWNYNNTWRAIGNASKKHKIYSAYFDKRTEIIANPSKDTLIAIGSIRVFAVLPLAFKEDISCILRSEDYFLTEIKAEVVKALHEHHDEKFAAFTIVCPLYRQHIANSKVQLPQAVALQYISNKLSHLSPTFIPISYPRDMDQLFAQSKPILSICVGPLQQNYSDVLRIVEFVEMYRIMGATHFYFYNLDCSPDVQRVLNYYRDNGLADILDWNLKDHLDDLHYSGIVAQYNDCVYRANVVDNYRYAAIVDFDEILVPLKQNSLFNFLSQCDEGLTSAFIFRNVFFFKKDSDDTFSVPERAINRGLYTQTKIRRNVDILPAYTRSKCIVNTRSIVEMGNHQVWRAAPGYADSVVHPTVGLLFHYRDKCINCKAVLSLDYTARKYGSLIWDRVDDVCLRMFLNLKGVCPSN; encoded by the exons atgttAGTCCAAGATCCAAATCGTTTGCAATACATCTACTTTAGTTTGACGGCTGCTTTAGCAAGTGCTTTATTAATTTTGACGTACATCTCTTTAACAACGGAAGCA AATGAACAACTACGAGATGATATCAAAACAACACAGTTGTCTATGGAATTGATAAAACCTGTGTCCACGACATGGAACTACAACAATACATGGCGTGCCATTGGCAACGCCTCCAAGAAGCATAAAATCTATTCAGCTTATTTCGATAAACGTACTGAAATCATAG CTAATCCTAGTAAAGATACCCTAATTGCCATTGGGTCAATAAGAGTGTTTGCAGTGCTTCCTCTAGCATTTAAAGAAGACATTAGCTGTATTTTAAg ATCTGAGGATTATTTCTTAACCGAAATCAAAGCAGAAGTAGTAAAGGCATTACATGAACATCATGATGAAAAGTTTGCAGCATTTACGATAGTATGTCCACTATACAGGCAACACATTGCCAATTCCAAGGTACAACTTCCACAGGCGGTGGCCCTACAATATATAAGCAATAAATTAAGTCATTTAAGTCCCACTTTTATACCCATAAG ttatcCCCGTGATATGGATCAGCTGTTTGCCCAGTCAAAACCCATTCTATCCATTTGTGTGGGTCCGCTACAACAAAACTACAGCGATGTGTTGCGTATTGTAGAGTTTGTCGAAATGTACCGCATTATGGGTGCCACACATTTCTACTTTTACAACCTGGACTGTTCCCCAGATGTTCAGCGCGTGTTAAACTATTATCGCGATAATGGTTTGGCTGATATTTTGGATTGGAATTTAAAAGATCATTTGGATGATTTACATTATAGCGGTATTGTGGCTCAATATAATGACTGTGTGTATAGAGCAAATGTAGTGGATAACTATCGTTATGCGGCCATTGTGGATTTTGATGAAATCCTTGTGCCTCTCAAGCAAAATTCGCTCTTCAACTTTTTGTCGCAATGTGATGAGGGTCTGACCTCGGCTTTCATCTTTCGTAAtgtatttttcttcaaaaaagacAGTGATGACACGTTTAGTGTACCCGAAAGGGCCATTAATCGTGGCTTGTACACACAAACCAAAATTAGAAGAAATGTAGATATACTGCCAGCCTATACACGCAGCAAGTGTATAGTAAATACTAGATCCATAGTAGAAATGGGCAACCATCAGGTATGGCGTGCCGCTCCCGGCTATGCGGACAGTGTTGTGCATCCAACAGTGGGTTTACTGTTTCACTATCGTGACAAATGTATCAATTGTAAAGCTGTGTTGTCATTAGATTATACCGCCCGAAAATATGGTTCCCTTATATGGGATCGAGTGGATGATGTATGTTTGCGTATGTTTTTGAATCTCAAAGGAGTCTGCCCATCGAATTAG